In Candidatus Zixiibacteriota bacterium, one DNA window encodes the following:
- the fabD gene encoding ACP S-malonyltransferase has translation MNRIGIVFPGQASQYVGMGRDLYDADARVRRLYEVASDRLGEDIAKLSFEGPAERLKETRFTQPAILLHSLSVLTVMNDDIPAAALTAGHSLGEYASLALTKIISYEESVLAVIRRATLMEEACRKNPGTMAAVMGLEEEQIVDICKRASVKGVVVPANFNSSNQVVISGSLDGVEEAGRLCRETGAKRVIPLQVGGAFHSPLMESATAGMKEYLEALKFQEPQTGLVPNVTGTVERKPDRIKELLVAQLTAPVRWYQTMKYFRDNGIDTLIEIGPGKVLTGLAKRELDGAQMINLDTMQDIQNFVAAAAK, from the coding sequence ATGAATAGAATTGGAATCGTCTTTCCGGGTCAGGCATCGCAGTATGTCGGGATGGGGCGTGACCTGTACGATGCGGACGCCCGGGTTCGTCGGCTGTACGAGGTCGCTTCAGATCGGCTCGGCGAAGATATTGCCAAACTCTCATTTGAAGGTCCGGCAGAGCGATTGAAAGAAACCCGTTTCACGCAGCCGGCGATACTGCTGCATTCGCTTTCGGTTCTGACGGTAATGAATGACGATATTCCTGCCGCAGCGTTGACGGCGGGGCACTCTCTCGGTGAGTACGCCTCTCTGGCGCTAACCAAGATTATAAGTTACGAAGAATCTGTTCTGGCGGTTATCCGGCGCGCGACACTTATGGAAGAGGCGTGCCGAAAGAATCCGGGAACGATGGCGGCGGTCATGGGGCTCGAGGAAGAGCAGATTGTCGATATCTGCAAACGGGCTTCTGTTAAAGGAGTGGTTGTGCCGGCGAATTTTAATTCTTCCAATCAAGTGGTGATTTCCGGTTCGCTTGATGGGGTCGAAGAAGCCGGCCGCCTTTGCAGGGAAACCGGAGCAAAGAGAGTGATTCCGCTTCAGGTGGGAGGCGCTTTTCATTCCCCGCTGATGGAATCGGCGACCGCCGGTATGAAAGAATACCTGGAGGCGCTGAAATTCCAAGAACCGCAAACAGGGCTGGTGCCAAATGTAACGGGAACGGTGGAAAGAAAGCCGGACAGAATTAAAGAACTGCTGGTGGCGCAACTTACTGCCCCGGTGCGATGGTATCAGACTATGAAGTATTTCCGGGATAATGGAATCGATACTCTTATCGAGATTGGTCCCGGAAAAGTTCTCACCGGTTTGGCAAAACGAGAATTGGATGGCGCGCAGATGATTAATCTTGACACGATGCAGGATATTCAGAATTTTGTTGCCGCCGCGGCGAAGTGA
- the fabG gene encoding 3-oxoacyl-[acyl-carrier-protein] reductase, translated as MKRFENKTALVTGSARGIGKAIAYRLGTEGAKVVISDVLFDLASATAEEFRRAGFESHAVKADVTKADDVASLVEETVTRFGTLDIVVNNAGITRDTLLLRMSEADWDLVLNINLKGAFLMTQAAAKVMIKQRSGRIINISSVVGRMGNAGQANYASSKAGLLGLTKSAAKELASRGITVNAVAPGYIATEMTEKLSDAAKEAFLNNIPLKRPGTPDDIAGVVAFLASEDAAYLTGQVIGVDGGLLM; from the coding sequence ATGAAAAGATTTGAGAATAAAACGGCACTGGTTACCGGCTCGGCGCGAGGTATCGGCAAGGCTATAGCATACAGGCTGGGAACCGAGGGAGCAAAGGTGGTCATTTCCGATGTCCTGTTTGACCTGGCATCGGCAACGGCGGAGGAATTCCGCCGCGCCGGGTTTGAATCCCACGCGGTCAAAGCCGATGTCACCAAGGCTGATGATGTGGCGTCACTGGTTGAAGAAACGGTGACCCGGTTCGGCACCCTCGATATTGTGGTCAATAACGCCGGCATCACCCGGGACACGCTGTTGCTTCGTATGTCGGAGGCCGACTGGGACCTGGTGCTCAATATAAATCTTAAAGGGGCGTTTTTGATGACGCAGGCGGCGGCCAAAGTAATGATAAAACAGCGCTCCGGCAGAATCATAAATATTTCTTCGGTGGTCGGAAGGATGGGCAATGCCGGGCAGGCCAACTATGCCTCCAGTAAAGCCGGTTTGCTCGGTCTGACCAAGTCGGCCGCCAAGGAGCTGGCTTCGCGCGGTATAACCGTCAATGCCGTCGCCCCCGGCTATATCGCCACCGAAATGACAGAGAAATTATCTGATGCCGCGAAAGAGGCATTTCTAAATAATATTCCGTTAAAAAGGCCCGGAACACCCGACGATATCGCCGGCGTAGTGGCGTTTCTTGCTTCAGAGGACGCCGCCTACCTGACCGGTCAGGTCATCGGTGTGGACGGCGGGCTTCTCATGTAG
- the acpP gene encoding acyl carrier protein: protein MSSDIEQKVKEIIVEQLGVDAAQVTESARFVEDLSADSLDTVELVMALEEEFSLEIPDEDAEKITSVGDAVNYIKAHVK from the coding sequence ATGTCCTCAGACATTGAACAGAAAGTAAAGGAGATAATCGTTGAGCAGCTGGGCGTCGATGCCGCCCAGGTAACCGAATCGGCCCGTTTTGTCGAAGACTTGAGCGCTGATTCATTGGATACGGTGGAGTTGGTGATGGCTCTCGAGGAAGAGTTTTCTCTGGAAATTCCCGATGAGGATGCCGAAAAGATTACCTCCGTCGGCGACGCCGTCAATTATATAAAGGCTCATGTTAAGTAG